A window from Tenacibaculum singaporense encodes these proteins:
- a CDS encoding DUF5916 domain-containing protein translates to MLKVLAFITTSFFFIGVTNAQTINQNRKKLDVIRVDVPPKIDGKLDDTAWKNVPAAKDFVMMRPDNGKAEPDTHKTVVKLVYDDNAIYISAKMYDPEPSKIPAEFTNRDNIGNSDFFLITINPNDDGQNPFEFIVTSSGAQADSKVSNGNEDFNWSAVWESDFSINEDSWVVEMKIPYRALRFANVPVQSWGINYHRKVLNLNAQFTWNHIDNQQGNWTQYDGLYENFTNIKPPTRLNFYPYASATTTTKDGNTDFDWSVGMDVKYGITENFTLDATLIPDFSQVGFDNVTLNLGPFEQQFTEQRQFFTEGTELFSKGRLFYSRRIGGRPIDQFSGERKDDDEFIDGKKINDEVIDVPDKVQMLNAIKISGRTKGGLGVGFFNAITEKTEATVERTEQTINGLDTISNVSTYKTTVNPFSNYNIMVLDQQFNQNSSITLINTNVTRDGRFRDANVTGLLWHVEDKKSRYNIDGSFKMSNISDDEDDPNTGYAFDTSIGKQSGNWRGEIGYNFENKDYNPNDMGILFSNNEQTIYGFVGYRLLKPKGIFNNYGANIYYNFNFLHNPGTYVGTNTGLSFWADTKKRFSFGGNLNYSTERKDFFEPRQGTTSGIYFNRPERLNVNHWGSTDYRKKFAIDYNWYYTFFKNNPKESYGFRFSPRYRFTNKFSLIYGFRYGKTNNGQGYVTKINEDDIEEKPSLAPLKDHIIFGQRDWATYDNSLTGKYTFSTKSAVSLSFRHNWSKVPYQGKYFSLNEENGELTENNYQGEHDKNFNSWNLDVNYQWQFAPGSQLIFFYRNSIRPDHDFAPANIDFKNNISKLFDQSMQHRFSIRLVYFIDYNNIKNII, encoded by the coding sequence ATGCTTAAAGTTTTAGCATTTATTACAACCAGTTTCTTCTTTATAGGAGTTACAAATGCCCAAACCATTAACCAAAACAGAAAAAAACTAGACGTAATACGTGTAGATGTTCCTCCAAAAATTGACGGAAAATTAGATGATACTGCTTGGAAAAATGTTCCTGCCGCAAAAGATTTTGTGATGATGCGTCCCGACAATGGAAAAGCGGAACCTGACACCCATAAAACAGTAGTTAAATTAGTATACGATGATAATGCTATTTACATCAGTGCTAAAATGTACGATCCTGAACCTTCAAAAATACCTGCTGAGTTTACTAACAGAGACAATATTGGTAACAGCGATTTCTTTTTAATAACTATTAACCCTAACGACGACGGACAAAATCCTTTTGAATTTATTGTAACCAGTTCAGGTGCGCAAGCAGACTCAAAAGTATCTAACGGAAATGAAGATTTTAATTGGAGTGCCGTATGGGAAAGTGATTTTAGCATTAATGAAGACTCTTGGGTTGTAGAAATGAAAATTCCATATAGAGCTTTACGTTTTGCTAATGTACCTGTTCAATCGTGGGGAATTAACTATCACAGAAAAGTACTGAATTTAAATGCTCAATTCACTTGGAATCATATTGATAATCAACAAGGAAATTGGACTCAATATGATGGTTTGTATGAAAACTTCACCAACATAAAACCTCCTACCCGATTAAACTTTTATCCATATGCATCAGCAACTACGACCACTAAAGATGGTAATACTGACTTTGATTGGAGTGTAGGTATGGATGTAAAATATGGAATTACCGAAAACTTTACGTTAGACGCTACTTTAATTCCTGATTTTAGTCAAGTAGGTTTTGACAATGTTACCTTAAATTTAGGACCTTTTGAACAGCAATTTACAGAACAACGTCAATTTTTTACTGAAGGAACTGAATTATTTAGTAAAGGACGTTTATTTTATTCAAGAAGAATTGGAGGCAGACCAATAGATCAATTTTCTGGTGAACGAAAAGATGATGATGAGTTTATTGATGGAAAAAAAATAAATGATGAAGTTATAGATGTTCCTGATAAAGTTCAAATGCTAAACGCCATAAAAATATCTGGAAGAACCAAAGGAGGTTTAGGGGTAGGATTCTTTAATGCCATTACCGAAAAAACAGAAGCTACTGTTGAAAGAACTGAGCAAACAATTAATGGATTAGATACTATTAGCAATGTGAGTACTTACAAAACTACAGTTAATCCATTTTCTAACTATAATATTATGGTGCTAGATCAGCAGTTTAATCAAAACTCATCTATTACCTTAATTAACACCAATGTAACTCGTGACGGAAGATTTAGAGATGCTAATGTTACTGGATTACTCTGGCATGTTGAAGATAAAAAAAGTAGGTATAATATCGACGGTAGTTTTAAAATGAGTAATATTTCTGACGACGAAGATGATCCAAATACAGGATACGCTTTTGATACCAGTATTGGTAAACAATCAGGAAATTGGCGAGGAGAAATTGGATACAATTTTGAAAACAAAGACTACAACCCTAATGATATGGGGATTCTCTTTAGCAACAATGAACAAACTATTTACGGTTTTGTTGGTTATCGATTGTTAAAACCTAAAGGAATATTCAACAACTACGGAGCTAACATATACTATAACTTTAACTTCTTGCACAACCCAGGAACCTATGTAGGTACTAATACTGGTTTATCTTTTTGGGCTGATACTAAAAAACGATTCAGCTTTGGAGGAAACTTAAATTATAGTACAGAAAGAAAAGACTTTTTTGAGCCAAGACAAGGAACTACTAGTGGTATCTACTTTAACAGACCAGAAAGGCTGAATGTGAATCATTGGGGGTCTACCGATTATAGAAAAAAGTTTGCTATAGACTATAATTGGTATTATACCTTTTTCAAAAACAATCCAAAAGAAAGTTATGGTTTTAGATTTTCACCTAGATACCGTTTTACCAACAAATTTTCTTTAATTTATGGTTTCAGATATGGAAAAACTAATAATGGTCAAGGATATGTTACAAAAATTAATGAAGATGATATAGAAGAAAAACCTTCATTAGCACCTTTAAAAGATCATATTATTTTCGGACAGCGCGATTGGGCTACCTACGACAATTCTTTAACAGGAAAATATACTTTCAGTACAAAATCAGCAGTATCATTATCATTTAGACATAACTGGAGTAAAGTTCCGTATCAAGGAAAATATTTTAGCCTAAATGAAGAGAATGGAGAACTTACAGAAAATAACTACCAAGGAGAGCACGATAAAAACTTTAATAGTTGGAACTTAGATGTAAACTATCAATGGCAATTTGCTCCAGGTAGTCAATTAATCTTTTTCTACAGAAACTCCATAAGACCAGATCACGATTTTGCCCCTGCAAACATTGATTTTAAAAACAACATCTCAAAACTTTTTGATCAAAGTATGCAACACAGGTTTTCTATTCGATTAGTTTATTTTATCGATTATAACAACATCAAAAATATAATTTAA
- the sucC gene encoding ADP-forming succinate--CoA ligase subunit beta, whose product MNLHEYQGKEILNSFGVRIQRGIVANTPEDAVEAAKKLTEETGTGWHVIKAQVHAGGRGKGGGVKLAKNLDEVKSIADDILGMMLVTPQTSVEGKLVNQVLIAEDVYYPGDSEPDEFYMSVLLNRATGRNMIMYSTEGGMDIETVAEETPHLIFTEEIDPATGLLPFQARKIAFNLGLSGVALKEMVKFVTALYTAYVKSDSSLFEINPVLKTSDDKIMAVDAKVTLDDNALYRHKDYAEMRDLREENPIEVEANAAGLNYVDLDGNVGCMVNGAGLAMGTMDLIKQAGGEPANFLDVGGTADAQRVETAFGIILKDPNVKAILVNIFGGIVRCDRVAQGIVDAYKNMGDKINVPIIARLQGTNAKEAKELIDNSGMEIISATEFQEAADKVQEVLSA is encoded by the coding sequence ATGAACTTACACGAATATCAAGGTAAAGAAATATTAAACAGTTTTGGCGTTCGTATTCAACGTGGAATTGTTGCAAATACTCCAGAAGATGCTGTTGAAGCAGCTAAAAAATTAACAGAAGAAACAGGTACTGGTTGGCACGTAATTAAGGCTCAAGTACACGCAGGTGGTCGTGGAAAAGGTGGTGGTGTTAAGTTAGCTAAAAACTTAGATGAGGTAAAAAGTATTGCTGATGACATTTTAGGAATGATGTTAGTAACTCCTCAAACTTCAGTAGAAGGTAAGTTAGTTAACCAAGTGTTAATTGCTGAGGATGTATATTATCCTGGTGATAGTGAGCCAGATGAATTTTATATGTCAGTTTTATTAAATCGTGCTACAGGTAGAAACATGATTATGTACTCTACTGAAGGAGGTATGGATATCGAAACTGTGGCAGAAGAAACTCCACACTTAATTTTTACAGAAGAGATTGATCCAGCAACAGGATTATTACCTTTCCAAGCTCGTAAAATTGCGTTTAACTTAGGGTTAAGCGGTGTTGCTTTAAAAGAAATGGTAAAATTCGTAACTGCATTATACACAGCATACGTAAAGTCTGATTCATCTTTATTTGAAATTAACCCAGTATTAAAAACATCTGATGATAAAATCATGGCTGTTGATGCTAAGGTTACTTTAGATGATAATGCTTTATACCGTCACAAAGATTATGCAGAAATGCGTGATTTACGTGAAGAGAACCCAATTGAAGTTGAAGCAAATGCTGCAGGATTAAACTATGTAGATTTAGATGGTAACGTTGGATGTATGGTAAACGGAGCTGGTTTAGCAATGGGAACTATGGATTTAATTAAGCAAGCAGGTGGTGAGCCAGCCAACTTCTTAGATGTTGGTGGTACAGCTGATGCACAACGTGTTGAAACTGCTTTCGGAATCATTTTAAAAGACCCTAACGTAAAAGCTATCTTAGTAAACATTTTTGGAGGTATCGTTCGTTGTGACCGTGTGGCACAAGGTATTGTTGATGCTTACAAAAACATGGGAGACAAAATTAATGTGCCTATTATAGCTCGTTTACAAGGAACAAATGCTAAAGAAGCAAAAGAATTAATCGATAACAGCGGAATGGAAATTATCTCAGCAACTGAGTTCCAAGAAGCAGCTGATAAAGTACAAGAAGTTTTAAGCGCTTAA